The Leishmania mexicana MHOM/GT/2001/U1103 complete genome, chromosome 26 genome includes a window with the following:
- a CDS encoding putative 60S ribosomal protein L7 translates to MRFMFLFPLALSSRLTLDSPPLSGNATPHTAFKKKHTAMPTHSVYGNASDMPAVPAPESAIKRAAFKQQQTESFKKAVVARKAAKAALKKTAYLRARKYSREYRGAEKKLVTLRRQAASHGNYYLEAKPKVVVVTRIRGIAKVNPKQRKILQLLRLRQIFNTVFVKMNKPMENMLRAVEPYIAYGYPSLATVRAMVYKRGYLKINGQRVKITDNQMIKDKYNNADIVCAEDMVNQIYTCGKHFRTVMHGMWPFKLAPPAGGMRQKRRHFVEGGDYGNRDTLINRFLARMI, encoded by the coding sequence ATGCGTTTCATGTTCTTATttcctcttgctctctcttcccGTCTTACCCTCGACTCGCCCCCGCTCTCCGGCAACGCGACTCCACACACCGCcttcaaaaaaaaacatacgGCCATGCCCACGCACTCAGTTTACGGCAACGCATCCGACATGCCCGCTGTCCCTGCCCCTGAGTCCGCGATCAAGCGCGCTGCGttcaagcagcagcagacggagAGCTTCAAGAAGGCTGTGGTGGCCCGAAAGGCCGCCAAGGCTGCCCTGAAGAAGACCGCCTACTTGCGTGCCCGCAAATACTCCCGCGAGTACCGCGGCGCGGAGAAGAAGCTGGtgacgctgcgccgccaggCCGCGTCTCACGGTAACTACTACCTGGAGGCGAAGCCGAAGGTTGTCGTGGTGACCCGCATCCGCGGTATCGCCAAGGTGAACCCAAAGCAGCGCAAgatcctccagctgctgcgcctgcgccagaTCTTCAACACGGTGTTTGTGAAGATGAACAAGCCGATGGAGAATATGCTGCGTGCGGTGGAGCCCTACATCGCGTACGGCTACCCGTCCCTGGCCACCGTCCGCGCGATGGTGTACAAGCGCGGGTACCTGAAGATCAACGGCCAGCGCGTGAAGATCACGGACAACCAGATGATCAAGGACAAGTACAACAACGCGGACATCGTGTGCGCCGAGGATATGGTGAACCAGATCTACACCTGTGGCAAGCACTTCCGCACGGTGATGCACGGCATGTGGCCCTTCAAGCTGGCCCCTCCGGCCGGCGGCATGCGCCAGAAGCGCCGTCACTTCGTGGAGGGTGGCGACTATGGTAACCGCGACACCTTGATCAACCGCTTCCTCGCCCGCATGATCTGA
- a CDS encoding nuclear lim interactor-interacting factor-like protein, with amino-acid sequence MSSAHKPTTQEAINFFKQYREKFQRSSSGGNLPSQNSVNASPQQNIVTQVQQVDVVPDSTTRNIIPMNRRNGTTITRLDLLRKSPTNCSPCLVQEAEIRPLLPPLPFASVPKVTLVLDVDETLVHSTFQPSSDVVYDKVLLVPSEGKTYTVSVKYRPYLEDFLRFVSRRFEIVVFTASMRAYCDKLMDEIDTQGILGNLRLFREHCTLCDRSYVKDLHQLGRDLRRVVILDNSPAAYSFQQRNAIPIKTWINDPKDRELFLLLPLLDRLAMCDSVYSELDPYNARGCDYL; translated from the coding sequence ATGTCTTCGGCTCACAAACCGACGACGCAGGAGGCGATCAACTTCTTCAAGCAGTATCGTGAGAAGTTCCAGCGTAGTAGCAGCGGTGGCAATTTACCCAGTCAAAATAGTGTCAATGCCTCTCCCCAACAGAACATTGTgacgcaggtgcagcaggtCGACGTGGTACCTGACTCGACAACCCGAAACATTATTCCGATGAACCGCCGAAATGGGACCACGATCACGCGCCTCGATTTGCTTCGTAAGTCGCCTACGAACTGCTCGCCGTGCTTAGTTCAAGAAGCTGAGATcaggccgctgctgccgcctctgcccttTGCCTCCGTGCCGAAGGTGACGTTAGTACTGGACGTGGATGAGACGCTGGTGCACTCCACGTTTCAGCCAAGTTCGGATGTCGTGTACGACAaggtgctgctcgtgccATCTGAAGGGAAGACGTACACAGTCAGCGTCAAGTACCGGCCCTACCTGGAAGATTTTTTGCGCTTTGTCAGTCGTCGTTTCGAAATAGTCGTCTTCACTGCTAGCATGCGGGCTTACTGTGACAAACTCATGGACGAAATTGATACGCAGGGTATCCTGGGCAACTTGCGCCTATTCCGTGAGCACTGTACTCTCTGCGACCGCTCTTACGTCAAGGATCTCCACCAACTCGGTCGCGATCTTCGTAGAGTTGTCATTCTCGACAACAGCCCAGCCGCCTACTCGTTTCAGCAGCGTAACGCCATTCCAATCAAGACGTGGATCAACGACCCGAAAGACCGCGAGCTGTTCTTACTGCTCCCGCTCCTTGACAGACTCGCGATGTGCGACTCGGTGTACAGCGAGCTTGATCCGTACAACGCGAGAGGTTGCGACTACCTGTGA
- a CDS encoding putative 60S ribosomal protein L7, whose protein sequence is MPTHSVYGNASDMPAVPAPESAIKRAAFKQQQTESFKKAVVARKAAKAALKKTAYLRARKYSREYRGAEKKLVTLRRQAASHGNYYLEAKPKVVVVTRIRGIAKVNPKQRKILQLLRLRQIFNTVFVKMNKPMENMLRAVEPYIAYGYPSLATVRAMVYKRGYLKINGQRVKITDNQMIKDKYNNADIVCAEDMVNQIYTCGKHFRTVMHGMWPFKLAPPAGGMRQKRRHFVEGGDYGNRDTLINRFLARMI, encoded by the coding sequence ATGCCCACGCACTCAGTTTACGGCAACGCATCCGACATGCCCGCTGTCCCTGCCCCTGAGTCCGCGATCAAGCGCGCTGCGttcaagcagcagcagacggagAGCTTCAAGAAGGCTGTGGTGGCCCGAAAGGCCGCCAAGGCTGCCCTGAAGAAGACCGCCTACTTGCGTGCCCGCAAATACTCCCGCGAGTACCGCGGCGCGGAGAAGAAGCTGGtgacgctgcgccgccaggCCGCGTCTCACGGTAACTACTACCTGGAGGCGAAGCCGAAGGTTGTCGTGGTGACCCGCATCCGCGGTATCGCCAAGGTGAACCCGAAGCAGCGCAAgatcctccagctgctgcgcctgcgccagaTCTTCAACACGGTGTTTGTGAAGATGAACAAGCCGATGGAGAATATGCTGCGTGCGGTGGAGCCCTACATCGCGTACGGCTACCCGTCCCTGGCCACCGTCCGCGCGATGGTGTACAAGCGCGGGTACCTGAAGATCAACGGCCAGCGCGTGAAGATCACGGACAACCAGATGATCAAGGACAAGTACAACAACGCGGACATCGTGTGCGCCGAGGATATGGTGAACCAGATCTACACCTGTGGCAAGCACTTCCGCACGGTGATGCACGGCATGTGGCCCTTCAAGCTGGCCCCTCCGGCCGGCGGCATGCGCCAGAAGCGCCGTCACTTCGTGGAGGGTGGCGACTATGGTAACCGCGACACCTTGATCAACCGCTTCCTCGCCCGCATGATCTGA